Proteins encoded together in one Psychrobacter sanguinis window:
- a CDS encoding NAD(P)H-binding protein, translating to MFISRCCKRYNKALSKGIEVMKRKAIIIGATGLVGRRLVSQLSLMYDNLIIVARKPPKHMSAQMQFYQLGDFNNLEEIMGNISIGPDTDAFSCLGTTKKQAGSDEAFRRIDYDYNLNFAKSCRKKGVQRFFILSALGADTESRFFYNRVKGELETSLAELGFNELVIFQPSLLLGKHKGRLLENTAQRAYKIIAPLVPKTLRSRPIEAERVAAAIALTAHNINERHKVSDLEAKSDKVTIIDNQQMLAMTRLKS from the coding sequence ATGTTCATCAGCAGATGCTGTAAGCGTTACAACAAAGCGTTATCAAAAGGTATAGAGGTTATGAAACGTAAAGCCATTATAATAGGCGCAACGGGTTTGGTTGGCAGAAGGTTGGTTAGCCAACTTAGCTTAATGTATGACAATCTGATTATTGTTGCTAGAAAGCCGCCAAAGCATATGTCAGCTCAAATGCAGTTTTATCAATTAGGCGACTTTAACAACCTAGAAGAGATCATGGGCAATATTTCTATTGGTCCAGATACAGATGCGTTTAGTTGTTTGGGAACGACCAAAAAACAAGCAGGAAGCGATGAGGCATTTAGACGTATTGATTATGACTATAATCTAAATTTTGCTAAATCTTGCCGCAAAAAAGGGGTACAAAGGTTCTTTATTTTATCGGCGTTAGGCGCGGATACTGAAAGCCGGTTTTTTTATAACCGAGTAAAAGGAGAGCTTGAGACCTCATTGGCCGAGTTAGGCTTTAATGAATTGGTTATCTTTCAGCCTTCTTTATTATTAGGTAAACATAAAGGTCGTTTATTGGAAAATACAGCACAAAGGGCTTATAAAATTATTGCGCCACTGGTACCGAAAACTTTGCGCTCACGACCCATTGAAGCCGAGCGAGTGGCAGCAGCTATTGCTCTAACGGCTCATAATATCAATGAACGTCATAAAGTATCAGATTTGGAAGCTAAGAGTGATAAAGTTACTATAATTGACAATCAACAAATGCTTGCGATGACTCGATTAAAGTCTTAA
- a CDS encoding CinA family nicotinamide mononucleotide deamidase-related protein — protein sequence MKAEIIAVGTEILLGQIVNTNAQYMAKELADLGVDVYFQGVVGDNMVRVKQALQIASERSDLVVCCGGLGPTEDDLTKDAIAEFTEAKLVIDEDAQNKILELFKGGNDSLIASNKRQANTIEGSHLLKNAVGLAVGFVHKYQDTYYAVLPGPPREMKVMFKRELKPLLDNILGTRKKLYSKYLKFGNIGESAVEDTLKELIAQQSNVSIAPYAGIGEITIRLTVKAHSLEDAEKDFEGTAKQIRHLLGDYLYSEENESLEQALSQHQINDFGVYEINTNAYLSNRILSTDAPYENLKVSTTRVEKKTINEALAANQFAEFIEQNNLKNAIGVFHCQISQASLTPSGRPQKRFFIALCVDGNVSLIERTFIGDMQAVQIRAAKTALFLFLKAFKEIS from the coding sequence ATGAAAGCTGAGATTATTGCAGTAGGTACTGAGATTTTATTAGGTCAAATTGTGAATACCAATGCTCAATATATGGCCAAAGAATTGGCTGACCTAGGTGTGGACGTCTATTTTCAAGGGGTAGTGGGTGACAATATGGTCCGTGTCAAACAAGCCCTACAGATAGCGAGTGAACGTTCTGATTTAGTGGTATGTTGTGGTGGTTTAGGGCCTACCGAAGATGACTTAACCAAAGATGCCATTGCTGAATTTACGGAAGCAAAATTAGTCATTGATGAAGATGCTCAAAATAAAATACTTGAACTGTTTAAAGGAGGAAACGATTCTCTAATTGCCTCTAATAAAAGACAAGCCAATACCATTGAGGGCAGTCATCTTCTAAAAAATGCAGTGGGCTTGGCAGTGGGCTTTGTGCACAAATATCAAGATACTTATTATGCCGTACTTCCAGGTCCTCCCAGAGAAATGAAGGTGATGTTTAAACGTGAGCTCAAGCCTTTACTAGATAATATCTTGGGTACGCGTAAGAAACTTTATTCTAAGTATTTAAAGTTTGGCAATATTGGCGAGTCTGCCGTTGAAGATACACTAAAAGAATTAATTGCGCAGCAAAGCAATGTCTCCATAGCGCCTTATGCAGGGATTGGTGAAATCACCATTCGTCTTACAGTCAAAGCACATAGCTTAGAAGATGCAGAGAAAGACTTTGAAGGAACTGCCAAACAGATACGTCATTTGTTGGGAGATTATCTATATAGTGAAGAGAATGAATCGTTAGAGCAAGCTCTAAGTCAGCATCAGATAAATGACTTTGGGGTGTATGAGATTAATACCAATGCTTATTTGAGCAATAGAATATTAAGTACCGATGCTCCTTATGAAAATCTAAAGGTAAGTACCACTCGGGTAGAAAAAAAGACCATTAATGAGGCGCTAGCAGCCAATCAATTTGCAGAGTTTATTGAGCAAAATAACCTTAAAAATGCAATCGGTGTGTTTCATTGTCAAATATCACAAGCTTCTCTGACTCCTTCGGGAAGACCTCAAAAGAGATTTTTTATTGCTCTGTGTGTCGATGGCAATGTATCACTTATTGAAAGAACCTTCATCGGTGATATGCAGGCGGTGCAGATAAGAGCGGCTAAAACAGCGTTATTCTTATTCTTAAAGGCGTTTAAAGAGATAAGTTAA
- the rplI gene encoding 50S ribosomal protein L9, producing the protein MQVILLQRIVNLGKLGETVDVKSGYGRNYLIPQGKALPATPANVEKFEARRAELEAIEAEELAAAQKRADALTDVNVIMRAKSGEDGKLFGSIGTRDIADALTKSGLEVDRAEVKLPEGTLRQVGEYNVDIQLHHDIFASILVTILSEDGDQAAQQQEAEEDAE; encoded by the coding sequence ATGCAAGTTATTTTATTACAGCGTATCGTCAACCTTGGTAAACTTGGCGAAACTGTCGATGTAAAATCAGGTTACGGTCGTAACTACCTAATTCCTCAAGGTAAAGCGTTACCAGCTACTCCAGCTAACGTTGAGAAATTTGAAGCTCGTCGTGCTGAACTTGAAGCTATCGAAGCTGAAGAATTAGCCGCTGCACAGAAACGTGCTGACGCGTTGACTGATGTTAACGTTATCATGCGCGCTAAATCTGGTGAAGATGGTAAGCTATTTGGTTCTATCGGTACTCGCGATATCGCCGATGCACTTACTAAGTCTGGCCTTGAAGTTGACCGCGCTGAAGTTAAGTTACCAGAAGGTACTTTACGTCAAGTGGGTGAATACAATGTTGATATCCAGCTTCATCACGATATCTTTGCTAGCATCTTAGTTACCATTCTTTCTGAAGATGGTGATCAAGCAGCACAACAGCAAGAAGCTGAAGAAGACGCAGAATAA
- a CDS encoding glutaredoxin family protein: MKPITLFTIVLTATVLMASFYMINASRVQSVPEALACNVSEQNDIVLYSAVWCGYCKQTKQLLAKHNVNYCEYDIERSAEGYEQFKMLGGQAVPLLQFNGSIIHGYNKSLIETHIQNQ, encoded by the coding sequence ATGAAACCCATCACATTATTTACTATAGTGTTGACCGCTACAGTGTTAATGGCAAGCTTTTATATGATTAATGCTAGTAGAGTTCAGTCTGTCCCTGAGGCTCTAGCTTGTAATGTCTCCGAGCAAAACGATATCGTGCTTTATAGTGCTGTCTGGTGTGGCTACTGCAAGCAAACTAAGCAATTATTAGCCAAACATAATGTGAATTATTGCGAATATGACATAGAAAGGTCCGCTGAAGGATATGAGCAATTCAAAATGCTGGGTGGCCAAGCTGTGCCCTTGTTACAATTTAACGGTTCAATCATTCATGGGTATAATAAGTCGTTAATTGAAACCCATATCCAAAATCAATAG
- the rraA gene encoding ribonuclease E activity regulator RraA, which translates to MTKTNFVTCDLLDANPESQVCLPNIEGKSFYSFGGKDKFCGEIVTVKCFEDNSRVKELLNSDGRDANGEGKILVVDGGGSMRCALLGDMIAQSAIDNGWTGVVVYGCVRDVDDMAQMDIGVMALGCIPRKSNRRGEGQTDLEISFGDLTLNSGMYVYADNNGIIASEKPLI; encoded by the coding sequence ATGACCAAAACAAACTTCGTAACTTGTGATTTATTGGATGCCAATCCAGAAAGCCAAGTCTGTCTACCAAATATTGAAGGCAAGTCTTTTTATAGCTTTGGCGGTAAAGATAAGTTTTGCGGTGAAATCGTCACTGTGAAATGCTTTGAGGACAACAGCCGAGTTAAAGAGTTGCTAAACTCTGATGGCCGCGATGCCAATGGCGAAGGTAAAATCTTGGTTGTCGATGGTGGTGGTTCTATGCGCTGTGCATTATTAGGCGATATGATTGCTCAATCTGCTATCGATAATGGTTGGACTGGGGTTGTGGTTTATGGCTGCGTGCGTGATGTAGACGACATGGCACAGATGGATATCGGGGTTATGGCGTTAGGCTGTATCCCTCGCAAATCAAACCGTCGTGGTGAAGGTCAGACTGATTTAGAGATTAGTTTTGGTGATTTAACTTTAAACTCAGGCATGTATGTTTATGCCGACAATAACGGTATTATTGCTAGCGAAAAACCGTTAATTTAG
- a CDS encoding SIMPL domain-containing protein (The SIMPL domain is named for its presence in mouse protein SIMPL (signalling molecule that associates with mouse pelle-like kinase). Bacterial member BP26, from Brucella, was shown to assemble into a channel-like structure, while YggE from E. coli has been associated with resistance to oxidative stress.) produces the protein MSKSLSNTLSKAAMLSVLGSAALFAQAANAEPTGYNQISFNVEANQEVENDQVTATLYKQAQASTPKKLATELNTAMNQALSIAKRYPTVTTTTGQQNTYPKYDDNGKIVGWTGTVSVDLKSKDFAKTSELVANLQQNLVVQNLQFGVSEEKQKQLEKDLIKKASLKFRDQAKSLAETWDMSGYQIINVSINSSGGYQPRPMMMMRDAAAKSSVPVQEFEGGNTRLGVTASGTIELIPFR, from the coding sequence ATGTCAAAATCACTTTCCAATACCCTGTCTAAAGCTGCCATGCTATCTGTATTAGGCAGTGCTGCCCTTTTCGCTCAAGCTGCAAATGCTGAGCCAACCGGCTACAACCAAATCAGCTTCAATGTTGAAGCCAACCAAGAAGTTGAAAATGACCAAGTAACAGCAACTTTATATAAACAAGCACAAGCGTCTACCCCAAAAAAACTAGCGACAGAGCTTAATACTGCGATGAATCAAGCGCTCAGTATTGCTAAGCGCTATCCAACAGTTACCACTACCACCGGACAGCAAAATACCTACCCTAAATATGATGATAACGGTAAGATTGTGGGTTGGACCGGTACGGTTAGTGTGGATCTAAAAAGCAAAGACTTTGCTAAAACCAGTGAGCTTGTTGCCAACTTACAACAAAATCTAGTAGTGCAAAATCTTCAGTTTGGTGTCTCTGAAGAGAAACAAAAACAGCTTGAAAAGGACCTTATTAAAAAAGCCTCTTTAAAATTTAGAGACCAAGCCAAGTCTTTAGCTGAGACTTGGGACATGAGCGGCTATCAAATTATCAATGTTTCTATTAACTCAAGCGGTGGCTATCAACCACGTCCGATGATGATGATGCGTGATGCTGCTGCAAAAAGTAGTGTACCTGTTCAAGAGTTTGAGGGTGGTAATACGCGTTTAGGCGTTACTGCCAGTGGTACAATCGAACTTATTCCATTTAGATAA
- the rpsF gene encoding 30S ribosomal protein S6: protein MRHYEVVLIVHPDQSDQVVGMVERYIKLVQDNNGMVHRLEDWGRRQLAYPINKIHKAHYVLFNIECDGATLEELEELFRYNDAIIRSLVVRRDDAITEPSQLAKSADEKRARKAPRSENYDNDQDDESNDDSDE from the coding sequence ATGAGACATTACGAAGTGGTGCTTATCGTACACCCTGACCAAAGCGACCAAGTAGTCGGCATGGTTGAGCGATATATCAAATTAGTTCAAGACAACAATGGTATGGTTCATCGTCTTGAAGATTGGGGCCGTCGTCAATTGGCTTACCCAATTAACAAAATCCATAAAGCACACTATGTGTTATTCAACATTGAGTGTGATGGTGCGACTCTAGAAGAGCTTGAAGAGCTGTTCCGTTATAACGACGCCATTATCCGTAGTCTAGTTGTACGTCGTGACGACGCTATTACTGAGCCTTCACAATTAGCGAAAAGCGCTGATGAGAAGCGTGCACGTAAAGCGCCACGTAGTGAAAACTATGACAATGATCAGGATGATGAGTCTAACGACGATTCTGACGAATAA
- the rpsR gene encoding 30S ribosomal protein S18 gives MARFYRRRKFCRFTAEGITHIDYKDVELLKQYISDNGKIVPSRITGTSNKYQRQLATAIKQARYLALLPYTDNHQ, from the coding sequence ATGGCACGTTTTTATCGCCGTCGTAAATTTTGCCGTTTTACCGCTGAAGGTATCACTCACATCGACTATAAAGATGTAGAGCTACTAAAACAATACATCAGCGACAATGGTAAAATTGTTCCTAGCCGTATCACTGGTACGTCTAACAAATATCAGCGTCAATTAGCAACTGCTATCAAACAAGCTCGTTACTTAGCATTGCTTCCATACACTGACAATCATCAGTAA